One genomic segment of Chitinophaga parva includes these proteins:
- the hisC gene encoding histidinol-phosphate transaminase: MFDLNQVLRDNIKRLTPYSSARDEFKGEASIYLDANENSFGSPLPVNYNRYPDPMQWKLKYKLADIKGVPPQNIFIGNGSDEAIDVLFRSFCTPGADNVILCPPTYGMYEVSANINDVTIRKVSLTDDFQLDLPGIEAAIDANTKLIFICSPNNPTGNALNRDDIEMILSNFDGVVVIDEAYINFSRQRSFIQELTEYPNLVVMQTLSKAWGLAALRVGMAFASEDIINVFNKVKPPYNVGQATQELALEALGNIEQVNGWIKETVQERDLLVSRLSLLPQVLRIYPSDANFLLVKTIDANGIYNFLVEQGIIVRNRSKVELCAGCLRITVGTPHENATLVAAISAF; this comes from the coding sequence ATGTTTGACCTGAACCAGGTACTCAGAGATAATATAAAACGCCTTACTCCCTACTCCTCCGCACGCGATGAGTTTAAAGGAGAGGCCAGCATTTACCTTGATGCAAATGAAAACAGCTTTGGTTCCCCGCTGCCGGTAAATTACAACCGCTACCCGGACCCGATGCAGTGGAAACTGAAATATAAACTGGCGGATATCAAAGGGGTACCGCCCCAGAATATCTTCATAGGTAATGGCAGCGACGAGGCCATAGACGTGCTTTTCCGCTCTTTCTGCACCCCCGGTGCAGATAACGTGATCCTTTGCCCGCCCACCTATGGAATGTATGAAGTGAGCGCTAACATTAACGATGTGACCATCCGTAAAGTGAGCCTCACCGATGACTTCCAGCTGGACTTGCCAGGCATAGAAGCGGCTATTGATGCCAATACAAAGCTGATCTTTATCTGCTCTCCCAACAATCCGACCGGTAATGCCCTGAACCGGGATGATATTGAAATGATCCTGAGCAATTTTGATGGCGTGGTGGTGATAGACGAAGCATACATCAACTTTTCCCGCCAGCGTTCTTTCATCCAGGAGCTTACGGAATATCCGAACCTGGTGGTGATGCAGACCCTTTCCAAAGCCTGGGGCCTGGCTGCTTTGCGCGTGGGCATGGCATTCGCCAGCGAGGATATCATCAATGTGTTCAATAAAGTGAAGCCTCCTTACAACGTAGGCCAGGCCACGCAGGAGCTGGCGCTGGAAGCCCTGGGCAATATTGAGCAGGTAAACGGATGGATCAAAGAAACCGTGCAGGAACGTGACCTGCTGGTGAGCCGGCTGTCGCTGTTGCCGCAGGTGCTGCGTATTTATCCCAGTGATGCCAACTTCCTGCTGGTAAAAACCATCGATGCAAATGGTATCTACAACTTCCTGGTGGAGCAGGGTATCATTGTGCGCAACCGCAGTAAAGTAGAGCTTTGCGCCGGCTGCCTGCGCATCACCGTGGGCACGCCCCATGAAAATGCCACGCTGGTAGCGGCTATCAGCGCTTTTTAA
- the hisB gene encoding bifunctional histidinol-phosphatase/imidazoleglycerol-phosphate dehydratase HisB, producing MKRVLFIDRDGTMIKEVPPTYQIDSLEKVEFYPKAFTYLGKIAAELDYELVLVTNQDGMGTPSFPEDTFWPAHKFVMRSFANEGVIFSEECIDRSFPADNAPTRKPGTGMLTKYFGEGYDLKNSFVIGDRITDVKLAQNLGAKAIWLNEGNGLGQAELTQQEVDSLRNVIALESMDWAKIYEFLKLGLRTVTHTRTTKETDITIRLNLDGSGKADIHTGLGFFDHMLEQIARHGGIDLTVKAKGDLHIDEHHTIEDTGITLGEAMAQALGDKRGIERYGFMLPMDDCLAQAAIDFGGRAWLMWNATFTREKIGEMPTEMFYHFFKSFSDGSRSNLNIKAEGQNEHHKIEAIFKAFAKAIKMAVRRDPMHMQLPSTKGVL from the coding sequence ATGAAACGTGTCCTCTTCATCGATCGCGATGGTACCATGATCAAAGAAGTACCGCCTACTTACCAGATCGATAGCCTGGAAAAAGTGGAGTTTTACCCGAAAGCATTTACCTACCTGGGCAAGATTGCCGCGGAGCTGGATTATGAACTGGTACTGGTGACCAACCAGGATGGAATGGGCACGCCCAGCTTCCCGGAAGATACGTTCTGGCCTGCGCATAAATTCGTCATGCGTTCTTTTGCAAACGAAGGCGTGATCTTTTCCGAAGAATGTATTGACCGCTCTTTCCCCGCGGATAATGCACCCACCCGCAAGCCCGGTACCGGTATGCTCACCAAATATTTCGGAGAAGGGTACGACCTGAAAAATTCCTTCGTGATCGGCGACCGCATTACGGATGTGAAACTGGCCCAGAACCTGGGTGCTAAGGCCATCTGGCTCAATGAAGGCAATGGCCTGGGCCAGGCGGAACTGACGCAGCAAGAGGTGGACAGCCTGCGCAATGTGATTGCACTGGAATCTATGGATTGGGCTAAAATCTACGAGTTCCTGAAACTGGGCCTCCGAACGGTAACGCATACACGCACCACCAAGGAAACAGACATCACCATCCGCCTCAACCTGGATGGCAGCGGCAAAGCAGACATCCACACGGGCCTGGGTTTCTTTGACCACATGCTGGAGCAGATAGCCCGCCATGGCGGCATAGACCTTACGGTCAAAGCCAAAGGCGACCTGCATATTGATGAGCACCATACCATTGAGGATACCGGTATTACGCTGGGAGAGGCCATGGCCCAGGCTTTGGGCGATAAGCGGGGCATTGAGCGTTATGGCTTCATGTTACCTATGGACGATTGCCTGGCGCAGGCAGCCATTGATTTTGGCGGCCGTGCATGGCTGATGTGGAATGCCACCTTCACCCGTGAGAAGATAGGAGAAATGCCAACAGAGATGTTCTACCATTTCTTCAAATCCTTCTCCGACGGCTCCCGCAGCAACCTGAATATCAAAGCTGAAGGGCAGAACGAACATCATAAAATAGAAGCCATTTTCAAAGCTTTTGCAAAAGCGATAAAAATGGCCGTGCGCCGCGATCCTATGCATATGCAGCTGCCCAGCACCAAAGGTGTGCTGTAA
- a CDS encoding anthranilate synthase component I family protein has protein sequence MRIIQVKTRYKQMLADVFTPVGIYLRLRDKFPGTILLESTDYRASENSFSYIGIKPIAGIEVSSTRDFEFKYPNQPVEKKQLKDKQSVLNELEAFLKSFSFSEQSPIRLTEGLFGYSTFDSVQFFEKISFNQQKQTDAAIPLMRYRFYQYVIAINHFKDEMYLCENQVAGVDSEFEQIEALIRHKDTPTYRFQTEGEEESNMDDAAYMQMVEQGKQHCYRGDVFQVVLSRAFQRSFKGDEFNVYRALRSINPSPYLFYFDYGDYKLMGSSPEAQLVIKDRKATIHPIAGTFRRTGDDVQDQVLADKLLKDPKENAEHVMLVDLARNDLSRNATNVQVEKDRQIQYYSHVIHLVSEVTGRIPADTNPFSLLAATFPAGTLSGAPKYRAMQIIDQYEPTARGFYGGCIGFVGFNGEFNHAIMIRSMLSKRNTLYYQAGAGVVAKSVASSELEEVNNKLNALKQAILLAQTI, from the coding sequence ATGCGGATCATTCAGGTAAAAACAAGGTACAAGCAAATGCTGGCGGACGTATTTACGCCTGTGGGCATCTATCTGCGGCTGCGCGACAAATTTCCCGGTACCATCCTGCTGGAGAGCACGGACTACCGGGCCAGCGAGAACAGTTTCTCCTATATTGGTATCAAACCCATTGCCGGTATTGAAGTGAGCTCCACCCGGGACTTTGAATTCAAATACCCGAACCAGCCGGTGGAGAAGAAGCAGCTCAAAGACAAGCAATCCGTGCTCAATGAACTGGAAGCCTTCCTAAAGAGCTTCAGCTTCAGCGAGCAGTCGCCCATACGCCTTACAGAAGGGCTTTTTGGTTACAGCACATTTGATTCCGTGCAGTTCTTTGAAAAGATCTCCTTCAACCAGCAGAAGCAGACAGATGCCGCCATCCCGCTCATGCGCTACCGCTTCTACCAGTATGTGATCGCGATCAATCACTTCAAGGATGAAATGTACCTCTGTGAAAACCAGGTGGCCGGCGTAGATAGCGAGTTTGAACAGATAGAAGCACTGATCCGGCACAAGGACACACCTACCTACCGCTTCCAGACCGAAGGTGAAGAAGAAAGTAACATGGACGACGCCGCTTACATGCAGATGGTAGAGCAGGGCAAGCAACACTGCTACCGTGGGGATGTATTCCAGGTAGTGTTATCAAGAGCCTTCCAGCGTTCCTTCAAAGGAGATGAATTCAATGTATACCGCGCCCTCCGTTCCATCAACCCCTCACCTTACCTCTTCTACTTTGATTACGGCGATTATAAACTGATGGGCTCTTCTCCCGAAGCCCAGCTGGTGATCAAGGATCGTAAAGCCACCATACACCCTATAGCAGGCACTTTCCGCCGTACCGGCGATGACGTGCAGGACCAGGTGCTGGCGGATAAACTGTTGAAAGACCCGAAAGAAAATGCAGAGCACGTGATGCTGGTGGACCTGGCCCGCAATGACCTGAGCCGCAATGCTACCAATGTGCAGGTGGAGAAAGACCGGCAGATCCAATACTACTCCCACGTGATCCACCTGGTGAGCGAAGTGACCGGCAGGATCCCCGCAGATACCAATCCCTTTTCCTTACTGGCAGCCACGTTCCCCGCAGGCACACTGAGCGGGGCGCCCAAGTACCGCGCCATGCAGATCATTGACCAGTATGAACCTACGGCCCGCGGCTTCTACGGCGGTTGCATCGGCTTTGTAGGGTTCAATGGTGAGTTCAATCACGCCATCATGATCCGCTCTATGCTGAGCAAGCGCAATACCCTGTACTACCAGGCCGGCGCCGGTGTGGTGGCCAAGTCTGTGGCCTCGTCCGAACTGGAAGAAGTGAACAATAAACTCAATGCACTGAAACAAGCCATTCTGCTGGCACAAACGATCTGA
- a CDS encoding anthranilate synthase component II has translation MNILVFDNYDSFTYNLVHLVEKIIRQKVTVFRNDEIPLEQVKDYDKIILSPGPGIPEEAGLLLPLIKEYAPSKSIFGVCLGLQAIGQAFGADLINLKDVYHGVATDVAIIDRSGRLFEGLPDRFAVGRYHSWVVDEKTIPAELVVTAKDDEQFIMAMQHTRYDVSGVQFHPESVLTPHGEQILRNWLKA, from the coding sequence ATGAACATCCTGGTATTTGACAACTACGATTCCTTCACCTATAACCTGGTGCACCTGGTTGAAAAGATCATCCGGCAGAAAGTGACAGTGTTCCGCAATGATGAAATTCCCCTGGAACAGGTGAAAGACTATGATAAGATCATCCTTTCCCCCGGTCCGGGCATCCCGGAAGAAGCAGGCCTGCTGCTGCCGCTGATCAAAGAATATGCACCCAGTAAATCCATCTTTGGCGTGTGCCTGGGCCTGCAGGCCATAGGCCAGGCTTTTGGGGCAGACCTCATTAACCTCAAGGATGTATACCACGGCGTAGCTACAGATGTAGCGATCATTGACCGCAGCGGCCGCCTGTTTGAAGGCCTGCCAGACCGCTTTGCGGTAGGACGTTATCACAGCTGGGTGGTGGATGAAAAGACCATCCCGGCAGAACTGGTGGTGACGGCAAAAGATGATGAACAGTTCATCATGGCGATGCAGCACACCCGTTATGACGTAAGCGGTGTACAGTTTCACCCGGAAAGTGTACTGACGCCCCACGGTGAGCAGATCCTGCGTAACTGGCTGAAAGCCTGA
- the trpD gene encoding anthranilate phosphoribosyltransferase, producing the protein MKKILNYLFEHKTFSRAQAKDILTQISAGVFNESELAAFMTVFLMRSITIDELLGFRDALLELCVPVDLNGHAVLDIVGTGGDAKNTFNISTLSCFIVAGAGGQVAKHGNYGVSSVSGASNLMESAGYKFKADPAKLKTELEEAGVCFLHAPLFHPALKNVAGVRRQLGVRTFFNMLGPLVNPAFAQHQLIGVYSLEMARVYNYLFQQTDKDFVIVHSLDGYDEISLTADTKVIDRKGEQDCTPEALGRRRVSPEDIFGGNTVADAAKIFMKILKGEGSWAQNAVVLANSAMGLHCMGRYSTYDECFQAAIESLESGAAHKAFNKLISLQ; encoded by the coding sequence ATGAAAAAGATACTCAACTATTTATTTGAACATAAAACATTCAGCCGCGCGCAGGCAAAAGACATTCTCACCCAGATCTCTGCCGGCGTGTTCAACGAAAGCGAACTGGCCGCCTTCATGACCGTGTTCCTCATGCGCAGTATCACGATCGATGAACTGCTGGGCTTCCGCGATGCATTGCTGGAACTTTGTGTGCCGGTAGACCTGAATGGCCACGCGGTGCTGGACATTGTAGGTACCGGTGGCGATGCCAAGAACACTTTTAATATCTCTACCCTCAGCTGCTTTATCGTAGCCGGTGCGGGAGGCCAGGTGGCCAAGCATGGCAATTATGGCGTGTCTTCCGTGAGCGGGGCATCTAATTTGATGGAGAGTGCGGGGTATAAATTTAAGGCCGATCCTGCCAAGCTGAAAACAGAACTGGAAGAGGCAGGCGTATGTTTCCTGCACGCGCCCCTGTTCCACCCTGCGCTCAAGAACGTGGCAGGTGTACGCCGCCAGCTGGGCGTGCGCACTTTCTTTAATATGCTGGGGCCGTTGGTTAATCCCGCTTTTGCGCAGCACCAGCTCATTGGCGTGTATAGCCTGGAAATGGCCCGCGTGTACAACTACCTGTTCCAGCAAACCGACAAGGACTTTGTGATCGTGCACAGCCTGGATGGGTATGATGAAATATCCCTGACGGCCGATACCAAGGTGATAGACCGTAAAGGGGAGCAGGACTGCACCCCGGAAGCACTGGGTCGCCGCCGCGTATCGCCGGAAGATATTTTTGGGGGCAATACCGTGGCCGATGCCGCTAAGATCTTCATGAAGATCCTGAAAGGCGAAGGCAGCTGGGCACAGAATGCCGTGGTACTGGCCAATTCCGCTATGGGATTGCATTGCATGGGCCGGTATTCCACCTATGACGAATGCTTCCAGGCGGCCATCGAATCGCTGGAAAGCGGGGCTGCCCACAAAGCCTTTAACAAACTGATTTCTTTGCAATAA
- the trpC gene encoding indole-3-glycerol phosphate synthase TrpC, whose protein sequence is MKDILAEIVAYKRTVVAAAKQQRTISDLENAPLFNRSVVSLVNFLQQPQKSGIIAEYKRKSPSRGVINDRNSVEEVTQAYANCGASGLSVLTDDKFFGGSSEDLTKARTLVEIPILRKDFIVDEYQVYEARAIGADVILLIAECLTKEEVLHLSGVAHNLGMEVLLEMHTEAQLDKVSEHVNMVGINNRDLVTFNVDIDRSIALAAKLPADKLKVAESGIDNIDTIVTLRNAGFKGFLMGEYFMKQEDPGKAFNDFVNALAQTTSK, encoded by the coding sequence ATGAAAGACATTCTCGCGGAAATAGTGGCTTACAAACGTACGGTGGTAGCGGCTGCCAAACAGCAACGCACGATCAGTGACCTGGAAAATGCGCCTTTGTTCAACCGCTCTGTGGTCTCGCTGGTTAATTTCTTACAGCAACCGCAGAAGTCCGGCATCATCGCAGAGTACAAGCGCAAGTCGCCTTCCAGGGGTGTGATCAATGACCGCAACTCCGTGGAAGAAGTGACCCAGGCTTATGCCAACTGCGGGGCCAGCGGGCTTTCTGTGCTCACGGATGATAAATTCTTTGGCGGCAGCAGTGAAGACCTTACCAAGGCGCGCACCCTGGTGGAGATCCCCATCCTGCGCAAGGATTTTATCGTGGATGAATACCAGGTTTACGAAGCCCGCGCCATCGGGGCGGATGTGATCCTGCTCATCGCAGAATGCCTTACCAAAGAAGAAGTACTGCACCTCTCCGGCGTGGCCCATAACCTGGGCATGGAAGTGCTGCTGGAAATGCACACGGAAGCACAGCTGGACAAGGTGTCTGAGCATGTGAATATGGTGGGCATCAATAACCGCGACCTCGTCACCTTTAACGTGGACATTGACCGCTCTATAGCCCTGGCGGCAAAACTGCCGGCGGATAAGCTGAAGGTGGCGGAAAGCGGCATTGACAATATAGATACCATTGTGACCTTGCGCAACGCGGGTTTCAAAGGATTTTTAATGGGCGAGTATTTCATGAAGCAGGAAGATCCCGGCAAGGCTTTTAATGATTTCGTGAACGCCCTGGCACAAACAACATCCAAATGA
- a CDS encoding phosphoribosylanthranilate isomerase, which translates to MKIKVCGITRLEDLETLSRLGADYAGLIFYERSPRYMGHLLQGADVKKTAPKLARVGVFVNETLEGVLDKVTGYGLQLVQLHGDESPEYCATLAQYVPVIKAFRIGDTVNWDTLKPYAHIVDYFLFDTASKAAYGGTGHQFNWAVLDTYPFDVPFFLSGGIGAEETGALRALRWPHLYAVDVNSRFETAPGVKDLSAVQAFIGALSSTQNQ; encoded by the coding sequence ATGAAAATAAAGGTATGTGGCATCACGAGGCTGGAAGACCTGGAAACACTTTCCAGGCTTGGGGCAGACTATGCCGGTCTCATTTTCTATGAACGCTCTCCCCGCTACATGGGCCACCTGCTGCAAGGGGCGGATGTAAAGAAAACCGCACCCAAACTGGCCAGGGTAGGGGTGTTTGTCAATGAAACCCTGGAAGGGGTGCTGGATAAAGTGACCGGCTACGGCCTGCAACTGGTGCAGCTGCACGGGGACGAAAGCCCCGAGTACTGTGCTACCCTGGCCCAGTATGTGCCGGTGATCAAAGCATTCCGTATAGGCGATACCGTTAACTGGGACACACTGAAGCCCTATGCGCACATCGTGGATTATTTTCTTTTTGATACAGCCAGTAAAGCTGCCTATGGCGGCACAGGCCACCAGTTTAACTGGGCGGTGCTGGACACCTATCCTTTTGACGTGCCTTTCTTCCTGAGTGGGGGCATTGGCGCGGAAGAAACCGGTGCCCTGCGTGCGCTGCGATGGCCACACCTGTATGCGGTAGATGTAAACAGCCGTTTTGAAACGGCCCCCGGCGTAAAAGATCTCAGCGCTGTACAGGCTTTTATAGGAGCCCTTTCCTCAACTCAAAATCAATAG
- the trpB gene encoding tryptophan synthase subunit beta — MKIAENTFHSPYQADENGFYGRFGGAYIPEMLYPNVEELQQKYMDILRDPGFQAEFQQLLTDYVGRPSPLYLAKRLSEKYKAKIYLKREDLNHTGAHKVNNTIGQILLAKRLGKKRIIAETGAGQHGVATATVCALMNMECVVYMGSVDIKRQAPNVARMKMLGATVVPATSGSETLKDATNEAIRDWINNPVDTHYILGTAAGPHPYPDMVARFQSVISEEIRKQLKEKEGRETPDYVMACIGGGSNAAGTFYHFLDEPSVKIVAVEAAGHGNETGESAASTVLGKVGLIHGAKTLLMQSEDGQITEPYSISAGLDYPGIGPMHAHLYESGRGTFLSATDNEALAAAFELTRLEGIIPALESSHAVAKLKDLDLKPADVVVVCLSGRGDKDMETYIRNLDKF; from the coding sequence ATGAAGATTGCTGAAAATACCTTTCACTCTCCTTACCAGGCCGATGAAAATGGCTTCTATGGCCGGTTTGGAGGTGCTTATATTCCTGAAATGCTCTACCCGAACGTGGAAGAGCTGCAGCAAAAATACATGGACATTCTCCGTGATCCCGGCTTCCAGGCCGAGTTCCAGCAGCTGCTCACCGACTATGTAGGCCGCCCTTCCCCCCTGTATTTAGCGAAGCGCTTGTCTGAAAAATACAAAGCAAAGATCTACCTGAAACGGGAAGACCTGAACCATACCGGTGCGCATAAGGTGAATAACACCATTGGCCAGATCCTGCTGGCCAAACGCCTGGGCAAAAAGCGCATCATTGCAGAAACCGGGGCTGGCCAGCATGGCGTGGCCACCGCTACCGTATGCGCCCTTATGAACATGGAATGCGTAGTGTACATGGGCAGCGTGGACATTAAAAGACAAGCCCCCAACGTAGCCCGTATGAAAATGCTGGGTGCCACGGTAGTACCCGCCACCAGCGGTAGCGAAACGCTGAAAGACGCCACCAATGAGGCTATCCGCGATTGGATCAACAACCCGGTGGATACCCACTACATCCTGGGCACCGCCGCCGGCCCGCATCCTTACCCCGATATGGTGGCCCGCTTCCAGTCTGTGATCAGTGAAGAGATCCGCAAACAACTGAAGGAAAAAGAAGGCCGTGAAACACCGGATTACGTAATGGCCTGCATAGGCGGCGGCAGTAATGCCGCTGGTACTTTCTACCATTTCCTGGACGAACCTTCTGTTAAAATAGTAGCCGTAGAAGCAGCCGGGCATGGTAATGAAACAGGCGAATCGGCCGCTTCCACCGTGCTGGGAAAAGTAGGCCTTATCCATGGAGCCAAAACCCTGCTCATGCAAAGTGAAGACGGCCAGATCACGGAGCCGTACTCCATTTCCGCAGGCCTGGACTATCCCGGTATAGGCCCCATGCACGCCCACTTATACGAAAGTGGCCGCGGTACGTTCCTGAGTGCTACTGATAATGAAGCCCTGGCAGCCGCCTTTGAGCTTACCCGCCTGGAAGGCATTATCCCCGCGCTGGAATCATCCCACGCAGTGGCCAAGCTGAAAGACCTGGACCTGAAACCCGCAGACGTGGTAGTAGTATGCCTTAGCGGCCGTGGTGATAAGGACATGGAGACGTATATCAGGAATTTGGATAAGTTTTAA
- the trpA gene encoding tryptophan synthase subunit alpha, with protein MNRIDQLFSRKNKNVLNVYCTAGFPELESTLPVMQALQDAGADLIELGMPFSDPLADGPVIQDSSTRALKNGMSLAKLFEQLKGFRSTITLPVILMGYLNPILQMGVETFCQRCKEVGVDGLILPELPLAEYEAEYKTTFDQYGLHLIFLVTPETSEARIRQLDAASQGFLYAVSSSSTTGKDKNMNDQAAYFEKLQQLQLKNPVLIGFGIKDKSTFTTACAHSNGAIIGTAFIKAIGNANGTLPATVKTFIQGIIA; from the coding sequence ATGAACAGAATAGACCAATTATTCTCCCGGAAAAATAAGAATGTGCTTAACGTGTACTGCACGGCGGGTTTCCCGGAACTGGAGAGCACTTTACCGGTAATGCAGGCACTGCAGGATGCCGGTGCAGACCTCATTGAACTAGGCATGCCATTCTCTGATCCGCTGGCCGATGGGCCGGTGATCCAGGACAGCAGCACCCGTGCGCTGAAGAACGGGATGAGCCTTGCCAAGTTGTTTGAGCAACTGAAAGGCTTCCGCAGCACCATTACGCTGCCGGTGATCCTGATGGGCTACCTGAACCCGATCCTGCAAATGGGCGTGGAAACGTTTTGCCAGCGCTGTAAGGAAGTTGGGGTGGATGGGCTCATCCTGCCGGAACTGCCACTGGCGGAATACGAGGCGGAGTACAAGACCACCTTTGACCAGTACGGGCTGCACCTCATTTTCCTGGTAACACCCGAAACCAGCGAAGCCCGCATCCGCCAACTGGATGCCGCCAGCCAGGGATTCCTCTATGCCGTGTCCTCATCCTCCACCACTGGTAAGGATAAGAACATGAACGACCAGGCGGCCTACTTCGAGAAATTACAGCAATTACAGCTGAAAAACCCCGTGCTGATAGGCTTTGGCATTAAAGATAAAAGTACTTTTACAACGGCTTGCGCGCACAGCAACGGCGCCATTATCGGCACCGCGTTTATCAAAGCCATCGGGAATGCCAATGGCACACTGCCAGCTACCGTAAAGACCTTTATCCAGGGAATCATTGCTTAG
- the hisH gene encoding imidazole glycerol phosphate synthase subunit HisH: MKTVIIKYNAGNIRSVQFALERIGATGVVTDDPAEIMAADKVIFPGVGEASTAMQYLREHKLDQVITSLKQPVLGICLGMQLLCKHSEENDAQCLGIFDVEVKKFESPVPNGLKIPQIGWNNITGLYSTMFEHVPENSYMYFVHSYYAALSPHTVATTNYVINYSSALQKDNFYAVQFHPEKSAEHGQRIIENFLKL, from the coding sequence ATGAAAACAGTTATTATAAAATACAACGCCGGCAACATCCGCTCCGTGCAGTTTGCATTGGAACGGATAGGCGCTACCGGCGTGGTCACAGACGACCCGGCGGAGATCATGGCTGCCGATAAGGTGATATTTCCCGGGGTGGGAGAGGCCAGTACCGCCATGCAATACCTCCGGGAACATAAGCTGGACCAGGTGATCACCAGCCTGAAACAACCCGTGCTGGGCATCTGCCTGGGCATGCAGCTCCTGTGCAAACACTCCGAAGAGAACGATGCACAGTGCCTCGGCATCTTTGACGTGGAGGTAAAGAAATTTGAATCGCCGGTGCCTAATGGACTGAAGATCCCGCAAATAGGCTGGAACAACATCACAGGCCTGTACAGCACTATGTTTGAGCATGTGCCGGAAAACAGCTACATGTACTTTGTACACAGCTATTATGCCGCCCTCAGCCCGCATACGGTGGCTACAACCAACTACGTGATCAACTACAGCTCCGCGCTGCAAAAAGATAATTTTTATGCGGTGCAGTTCCACCCGGAGAAATCCGCGGAGCATGGACAGCGCATCATTGAGAACTTTTTGAAACTGTAA
- the hisA gene encoding 1-(5-phosphoribosyl)-5-[(5-phosphoribosylamino)methylideneamino]imidazole-4-carboxamide isomerase: MGASIREITVTDTLQLRRDVLYPSKDLHEVLVENDDKGRHYGVFEGERLVAVGSLFINGSSAQFRKLATAPDKRGKGYGKMLLHHFAQVAGASGVTLLWCHARNTAQSFYTPLGFVQAGDYFEKEQITYCRMEIPLNTAKQPFEIIPAIDLIDGKCVRLTQGDYAQQKVYNEHPLEVAREFEDMGIRRLHLVDLDGARKGQVVNWKVLETIAGKTALVIDFGGGVKTEKDLGIIFESGAAMATVGSVAVKQPSLFDGWVKQYGAEKILLGADVKGEQMAVSGWLETTDVTIFDFLKDRTAAGVQQLFCTDVAKDGLLQGPSLDLYKRILEAFPQLYFIASGGVAQLKDIYDLQQIGCSAVIVGKAIYEGRITTEELKQFIRTNH, translated from the coding sequence ATGGGCGCAAGCATCAGGGAGATAACGGTAACGGATACACTGCAATTGCGGCGGGATGTGCTGTACCCCAGTAAAGACCTGCACGAAGTGCTGGTGGAAAATGACGACAAGGGCCGCCACTATGGCGTATTTGAAGGGGAAAGACTGGTGGCGGTGGGCTCCCTGTTCATTAACGGCAGCTCCGCCCAGTTCCGCAAACTGGCCACTGCACCGGATAAGCGGGGTAAGGGGTATGGCAAAATGCTGCTGCACCACTTTGCACAGGTGGCCGGCGCTTCTGGGGTAACCCTGTTGTGGTGCCACGCCCGTAACACCGCCCAAAGTTTTTATACGCCCCTGGGTTTTGTACAGGCAGGGGATTATTTTGAAAAAGAACAAATTACATACTGCCGGATGGAGATCCCGTTGAACACGGCAAAGCAGCCGTTTGAAATTATTCCCGCCATAGACCTCATTGATGGCAAATGTGTGCGTCTCACCCAGGGTGATTATGCGCAGCAGAAAGTGTATAATGAGCACCCGCTGGAAGTGGCCAGGGAGTTTGAAGACATGGGCATCCGCCGCCTGCACCTGGTAGACCTGGATGGCGCCAGGAAAGGACAGGTGGTGAACTGGAAAGTACTGGAAACCATTGCCGGCAAAACCGCGCTGGTCATAGACTTTGGGGGGGGCGTAAAGACGGAAAAGGATCTCGGGATCATCTTTGAAAGCGGCGCAGCCATGGCCACCGTGGGCAGCGTGGCAGTAAAGCAGCCTTCCCTTTTTGATGGCTGGGTAAAACAATACGGCGCGGAAAAGATCCTGCTGGGTGCCGACGTGAAAGGGGAACAGATGGCCGTAAGCGGCTGGCTGGAAACCACGGACGTAACTATTTTCGATTTCCTGAAAGACCGTACTGCAGCCGGTGTGCAGCAATTGTTCTGCACAGATGTGGCCAAGGACGGCCTGCTGCAGGGCCCTTCCCTGGACCTTTATAAACGCATACTGGAAGCCTTTCCGCAGCTGTACTTCATAGCCAGCGGCGGAGTGGCGCAGCTGAAAGATATTTACGACCTGCAGCAAATTGGGTGCAGCGCCGTGATCGTGGGTAAGGCCATCTATGAGGGCCGCATCACCACGGAGGAGCTGAAACAATTTATCCGCACAAATCATTAA